One genomic window of Cercospora beticola chromosome 5, complete sequence includes the following:
- the RSM19 gene encoding mitochondrial ribosomal small subunit component, whose product MEGLPIVRPKPGERTPPIKTQARSATILPNFVGLIFQVYNGKIYHDVRITEDMVGHKLGEFSPTRKRFTYKQTKNK is encoded by the exons ATGGAAGG TCTGCCAATCGTGCGACCAAAGCCAGGTGAAAGGACACCGCCGATCAAGACACAGGCGAGAAGTGCCACAATACTGCCCAACTTTGTGGGGCTCATCTTCCAAGTATACAATGGCAAGATATACCACGACGTGCGGATTACGGAAGACATGGTGGGACACAAGCTTGGAGAGTTCTCTCC CACCCGGAAACGCTTCACGTACAAGCAGACGAAGAACAAGTGA
- a CDS encoding uncharacterized protein (BUSCO:EOG09262GVX) gives MPSQQAADTIRILVATDNHVGYNERDPVRGNDSWQTFDEIMQLAKTRDVDMVLLAGDLFHENKPSRQAMYQVMRSLRENCFGDKPCELQMLSDSSEHFAGAFNHVNYDDENINVAIPVFSIHGNHDDPSGEGHLAALDILQAAGLLNYYGRTPESDNIHIKPVLLQKGQTKLALYGMSNVRDERLFRTFRDEQVKFYQPSRQTGDWFNIMSVHQNHHAYTETSYLPERFIPSFMDLVIWGHEHECKIEPEENPEMGFKVMQPGSSVATSLVKGEAVPKHVAIVSVTGQEYETESIRLKTVRPFIVKEIALKDYPEACEIAMSNKADKRGEVSKFLAKIVYELIEEAKQEWYEIQDEGDVDEEDEPPKPIVRLRVETTPPEGGTFDVDNPQRFSGRFADVVANATDVVQYHRKRTAIGRKKVDADVPNIDDQQFVNKSGAIDTAGVHKLVKEYLGIQSLSILPQNTFSEAVSQFVDKDDKFAMHEFVDEYLKKQQDALMETQGDREGGELMDDDLMEATLEKNRQILEEAHDKGERKTKNWKATRNPRPDDWDSDEQGQSWEDSILSWIGPEGAEGQEDNDDDDDAASVASSARPARGRGSRGGRGGKAAGGTTRKTTAAAAKKAPAKTTTAARGKKKPVSDDEDVIMLDDDDDEADNDSLLFVSQASRTQRSASPPKKAPARATTRGRGRGGAAASRVNGTQQTLSFGTQPKTTARANGTAKPAASKRREPSDDEISDDDAFETPPAAQRSTRTGRR, from the exons ATGCCGTCTCAACAAG CAGCCGATACGATTCGCATACTTGTGGCCACTGACAACCATGTCGGCTACAATGAACGCGATCCCGTTCGTGGCAACGATAGCTGGCAGACTTTCGACGAAATCATGCAGCTCGCCAAGACTCGCGACGTCGATATGGTTCTCCTCGCAGGTGACCTTTTCCATGAGAACAAGCCCTCTCGACAAGCCATGTACCAAGTCATGCGAAGTTTACGCGAGAACTGCTTCGGTGACAAGCCGTGCgagctgcagatgctgagcgacagcagcgaacACTTTGCTGG TGCCTTCAATCACGTCAACTACGATGACGAGAACATCAATGTGGCCATACCAGTCTTTTCAATCCACGGCAATCACGACGACCCTTCTGGCGAAGGGCACCTTGCCGCTCTTGACATCCTTCAAGCTGCGGGATTGCTAAACTACTACGGAAGAACACCAGAATCAGACAACATACATATCAAGCCGGTCCTGCTTCAAAAAGGGCAAACCAAACTTGCTCTGTACGGCATGAGCAACGTTCGTGACGAGCGACTCTTTCGGACATTCCGAGACGAGCAGGTCAAGTTCTACCAACCATCGCGACAAACAGGAGACTGGTTCAACATCATGAGCGTGCATCAGAATCACCATGCATACACTGAGACGTCATATCTGCCTGAACGATTCATCCCAAGCTTCATGGATCTGGTCATTTGGGGCCACGAACACGAGTGCAAGATTGAGCCTGAAGAGAATCCGGAGATGGGCTTCAAGGTCATGCAGCCTGGCTCGTCAGTGGCAACGTCACTCGTCAAAGGCGAAGCCGTTCCCAAACACGTTGCCATTGTGAGCGTAACTGGGCAGGAGTACGAAACCGAATCTATCAGATTGAAGACCGTGCGGCCTTTCATCGTCAAGGAGATTGCATTGAAGGACTATCCCGAAGCGTGCGAAATTGCCATGTCTAACAAAGCCGACAAACGTGGTGAAGTGTCCAAATTTCTCGCCAAGATCGTCTACGAGCTCATTGAGGAGGCGAAGCAGGAGTGGTATGAGATTCAAGACGAAGGAGAtgtggatgaggaggatgagcctCCAAAGCCAATTGTCCGGCTTCGGGTCGAGACAACACCACCTGAAGGTGGGACATTCGACGTTGACAACCCACAGCGCTTCTCTGGACGTTTCGCAGACGTAGTTGCGAATGCTACAGATGTGGTACAGTATCATCGCAAACGCACGGCTATCGGCCGGAAGAAGGTGGATGCTGATGTACCCAACATCGACGATCAGCAGTTCGTCAACAAGAGCGGGGCCATCGACACGGCTGGGGTGCATAAACTGGTCAAAGAGTACTTAGGTATTCAATCTCTGAGCATTCTCCCCCAGAACACCTTCAGCGAGGCCGTCTCTCAATTTGTGGACAAGGACGACAAATTTGCAATGCACGAATTCGTTGATGAATACCTGAAGAAGCAACAAGATGCTCTGATGGAGACTCAAGGGGACCGCGAGGGCGGCGAGCTGATGGACGATGACTTGATGGAGGCGACCCTCGAGAAAAACCGCCAGATCCTTGAAGAAGCGCACGATAAGGGCGAGCGTAAGACGAAGAATTGGAAGGCAACTCGAAACCCCCGGCCAGATGACTGGGATAGCGATGAGCAAGGGCAATCTTGGGAGGACTCTATCTTGTCGTGGATTGGTCCTGAAGGAGCCGAAGGTCAGGAGGacaatgacgacgacgacgatgccgcGAGCGTTGCGTCAAGTGCTCGTCCCGCAAGAGGGCGAGGCAGTCGGGGCGGCAGAGGTGGCAAAGCTGCGGGTGGTACAACCCGTAAGACTaccgctgctgcagccaagAAAGCCCCAGCAAAGACAACGACAGCGGCTcgtggcaagaagaagccggtatcggatgacgaagatgtgaTTAtgctcgacgatgacgatgatgaggcggATAACGACAGTCTGCTCTTTGTGAGCCAGGCTTCGCGCACGCAGCGCTCGGCCAGTCCACCGAAGAAAGCCCCAGCACGTGCAACAACTCGCGGCAGAGGCCGAGGCGGAGCGGCGGCAAGCAGAGTGAATGGCACACAGCAAACGCTGAGCTTCGGCACGCAGCCAAAGACCACGGCGAGGGCGAATGGCACAGCCAAGCCGGCAGCGTCGAAGCGCCGTGAGCCTAGCGATGACGAGatcagcgacgacgatgccttTGAGACACCGCCCGCTGCACAGAGGAGTACGAGGACGGGCAGGAGGTGA
- a CDS encoding uncharacterized protein (BUSCO:EOG09260ERO), with product MKRPAESPPHEHSDAPPQQKRSISEPRANGNGTMSTPMDVDHPQKAVQQLKEASNGHGEIDESLYSRQLYVLGHEAMKRMGSSNVLVVGLRGLGVEIAKNIALAGVKSLTLFDPKPTRIEDLSSQFFLHPEDVGKPRADLTAPRVAELNPYTPVSVHQAKDLTSDLSQLKKYQSIVLTDTPLKDQLTIADYCHENGIYITITDTYGLFGHIFTDFGKNFTVGDPTGENPLNGIVAGIDSDGLVSALDETRHGLEDGDFVTFSEVEGMEALNDGTPRKITVKGPYTFQIDLPANAGQYQRGGLYQQVKMPKILDFEPLSKQLKKPEQLISDFAKFDRPGQLHAGFQALHAFAEKHNGELPRAHNDEDAKEVLKLAQEINEQSEDKAELDDKIITELSYQARGDLSPMAAFFGGLAAQEVLKSVSGKFHPIKQWLYLDSLESLPTSVKRSEELCKPVGSRYDGQIAVFGKEYQEKLSNVKQFLVGAGAIGCEMLKNWAMIGLGTGPQGRIWVTDMDQIEKSNLNRQFLFRPKDVGQLKSECAARAVQAMNPDLTGHIEMLKDRVAQDTEHVFNEEFWQNLDGVTNALDNVDARTYVDRRCVFFHKPLLDSGTLGTKGNTQVVLPRQTESYSSSQDPPEQSFPMCTLRSFPNRIEHTIAWAKELFNTVFTAPADIVNSYITQKDYLGTALKQSGNEKQTLETLQEFLVTSKPKSFDDCVEWARLQFEKHYNNAIQQLLYNFPKDSKTSSGQPFWSGPKRAPDALTFDPNNETHYNFVLAGANLHAFNYGIKQTTDRDYILGVLNRMIVPDFKPDPGVKIQADDKEPDPNAQPSGADDDNAQLEKIAKSLPQPKQLGDFRIEGVEFEKDDDTNFHIDFITAAANLRAENYKIQTADRHKIKFIAGKIIPAIATTTALVTGLVILELYKIIDGKTDIEQYKNGFVNLALPFFGFSEPIASPKGKYQGKNGEETIDKLWDRFETEDVTLQQFLDDFKEKGLSVTMISSGVSLLYASFYAASKNKDRLPMKLSKLVEHISKKKIPEHQRNVIFEITAEDMTEEDVEIPYVMVKLGDRQ from the exons ATGAAGAGACCAGCAGAGTCTCCTCCGCACGAACACTCCGACGCCCCGCCCCAGCAGAAGCGATCCATCTCCGAGCCGCGTGCAAACGGGAACGGCACGATGAGCACGCCCATGGACGTCGACCATCCGCAGAAGGCTGTGCAGCAGCTGAAGGAAGCCAGCAACGGCCATGGCGAGATTGATGAGAGTCTCTACTCTCGTCAGCTGTACGTGCTGGGCCATGAGGCCATGAAGCGTatgggcagcagcaacgtcCTGGTCGTGGGTCTGCGCGGCCTTGGTGTGGAGATTGCAAAGAACATTGCCCTCGCGGGCGTGAAGAGCTTGACACTGTTCGACCCGAAGCCGACGCGGATCGAGGACCTCTCGTCGCAATTCTTCCTGCATCCCGAAGATGTGGGCAAGCCTCGCGCCGATCTGACTGCGCCGCGCGTGGCCGAGCTGAACCCGTACACGCCTGTCTCGGTCCATCAAGCAAAGGACCTGACGAGCGATCTGAGCCAGCTCAAGAAGTATCAGAGCATAGTTTTGACTGACACTCCACTCAAAGACCAGCTCACAATCGCCGACTACTGTCACGAAAACGGCATCTACATCACGATCACCGACACTTATGGTCTCTTTGGCCACATCTTCACCGATTTCGGAAAGAACTTCACCGTTGGCGACCCCACAGGCGAGAACCCGCTCAACGGCATCGTCGCCGGCATCGATTCGGACGGCCTCGTCTCTGCACTCGACGAGACACGCCACGGCCTGGAAGATGGAGACTTTGTCACATTCTCGGAGGTGGAAGGTATGGAGGCTCTCAACGATGGCACGCCTCGCAAGATCACGGTAAAGGGACCATACACTTTCCAGATTGATCTGCCGGCGAATGCAGGGCAGTACCAGAGAGGAGGACTGTATCAGCAGGTCAAGATGCCAAAGATCTTGGACTTTGAGCCACTGAGCaagcagctgaagaagccTGAACAGCTCATTTCCGACTTTGCCAAATTCGATCGCCCCGGACAGCTCCACGCAGGCTTTCAGGCGTTGCATGCGTTTGCCGAAAAGCACAACGGGGAACTGCCACGAGCACACAATGATGAAGACGCCAAGGAGGTGCTGAAGCTTGCACAGGAGATCAACGAGCAGTCGGAGGACAAGGCAGAGTTGGACGACAAGATCATCACTGAGCTTTCATATCAAGCACGTGGGGACCTCTCACCCATGGCCGCATTCTTCGGAGGTCTGGCCGCGCAAGAAGTGCTCAAGTCGGTATCTGGCAAGTTTCACCCGATCAAGCAATGGCTGTACCTGGACTCGCTTGAGTCACTCCCGACATCCGTCAAGCGATCGGAAGAGCTGTGCAAGCCAGTTGGTTCACGATATGATGGCCAGATTGCAGTGTTTGGTAAGGAGTATCAGGAGAAGCTGTCGAACGTCAAGCAATTTCTCGTCGGGGCTGGCGCCATTGGTTGTGAGATGCTGAAGAACTGGGCAATGATTGGTCTCGGTACTGGGCCACAGGGCAGGATTTGGGTGACCGACATGGACCAGATCGAGAAGAGCAATCTCAACAGACAATTCCTTTTCCGACCTAAGGACGTCGGCCAGCTCAAGTCAGAGTGCGCAGCTCGTGCTGTGCAGGCCATGAACCCTGATCTTACGGGGCACATTGAGATGCTGAAGGATCGTGTGGCGCAAGACACGGAACACGTCTTCAACGAGGAATTTTGGCAGAATCTCGACGGCGTCACTAATGCTCTGGATAATGTGGATGCTCGTACCTACGTCGATCGGCGAtgcgtcttcttccacaagCCTCTGCTGGACAGTGGCACTCTCGGCACCAAAGGCAACACACAGGTTGTGCTGCCTCGTCAGACAGAGTCCTACTCCAGCTCGCAAGATCCTCCGGAGCAGTCATTCCCAATGTGTACGCTTCGATCATTCCCGAACCGCATCGAGCACACCATCGCTTGGGCCAAGGAGCTTTTCAACACCGTTTTCACAGCGCCGGCAGATATTGTCAATTCGTACATTACGCAAAAGGACTACCTGGGCACCGCGCTCAAGCAGTCCGGAAACGAGAAGCAAACTCTCGAGACATTACAGGAATTCCTGGTCACCAGCAAGCCAAAGTCTTTCGATGATTGCGTTGAGTGGGCGCGTCTACAGTTTGAGAAGCACTACAACAATGCCATTCAACAGCTGCTGTACAACTTTCCTAAGGACAGCAAGACTTCATCCGGTCAGCCTTTCTGGTCGGGGCCGAAGCGTGCTCCTGATGCGCTCACTTTCGATCCCAACAACGAGACGCACTACAACTTTGTTCTCGCTGGTGCCAATTTGCACGCCTTCAACTACGGTATCAAGCAGACCACCGACCGTGATTACATCTTGGGCGTTCTCAACCGCATGATTGTGCCAGATTTCAAGCCTGATCCTGGTGTCAAGATCCAGGCCGATGACAAGGAACCAGATCCGAACGCGCAGCCGTCTGgagccgacgacgacaatgCTCAGCTGGAGAAGATTGCCAAGTCTCTGCCTCAGCCGAAGCAACTTGGCGACTTCCGCATTGAAGGTGTGGAGTTCGAGAAGGACGATGACACCAACTTCCACATTGATTTCATCACCGCCGCGGCGAACCTTCGTGCGGAGAACTACAAGATCCAGACGGCAGATCGACACAAGATCAAATTCATCGCTGGCAAGATCATCCCCGCCATCGCCACGACGACGGCCCTGGTCACCGGCCTGGTCATCCTTGAGCTGTACAAGATCATCGATGGCAAGACGGATATCGAGCAGTACAAGAACGGCTTCGTCAATCTGGCGCTGCcgttctttggcttctcggAGCCCATTGCTTCACCCAAGGGCAAGTACCAGGGCAAGAATGGAGAAGAGACGATCGATAAGCTGTGGGATCGCTTCGAGACGGAGGATGTCACACTGCAGCAGTTCCTCGACGACTTCAAGGAGAAGGGTCTCAGCGTCACCATGATAAGCTCTGGAGTGAGTCTGCTGTACGCCAGCTTCTACGCTGCGTCCAAGAACAAGGACCGCTTGCCGATGAA GTTGTCCAAGCTCGTGGAACACatttcgaagaagaagattccCGAGCATCAGAGGAACGTCATTTTCGAGATTACTGCTGAGGATATGACGGAGGAGGATGTCGAGATCCCGTACGTCATGGTGAAGTTGGGTGACCGCCAGTAG